One region of Pogona vitticeps strain Pit_001003342236 chromosome 1, PviZW2.1, whole genome shotgun sequence genomic DNA includes:
- the LOC110086201 gene encoding veficolin-1-like isoform X1, with amino-acid sequence MTACHGFHLALTFLVFTSMERESFGEEAEAACCAQLKGLSPCAADKVFLQGQAGIPGIPGVPGTNGLPGIKGDPGPQGPPGERGAAGTLGKAGPKGEKGDRGEACNLDNHPECQQQETRARDCKELLERGETLSGWYTIYPATSKTMTVFCDMETDGGGWLVFQRRQDGSVDFYRNWESYKTGFGNQASEFWLGNDKIHLLTISGTQQLRIDVMDFNDTRTYAKYTSFRISSEKENYTLAVGSYVDGNMGNSFSGHRGFAFSTRDKDNDIHETASCAVMFKGGWWYSNCHSSNLNGLYLKGEHTSYANGINWAAGKGHHYSYKYADMKIRPQ; translated from the exons ATGACTGCCTGCCATGGTTTTCACCTGGCTCTGACATTCCTGGTTTTCACATCTATGGAGAGAGAAAGCTTTGGAGAGGAGGCAGAAGCCGCCTGTTGTGCAC AGCTAAAAGGCTTATCGCCCTGTGCAGCTGACAAGGTGTTTCTCCAAGGCCAGGCAGGGATACCAGGAATTCCAGGAGTGCCAGGGACCAATGGATTGCCTGGGATTAAGGGTGACCCAGGCCCTCAGGGTCCACCAG GCGAGAGAGGTGCTGCTGGAACACTGGGAAAGGCTGGACccaagggagagaaaggagacaGAG GAGAGGCATGCAACTTGGACAATCATCCTGAGTGTCAACAGCAAG AGACCAGAGCCAGAGACTGCAAAGAACTCCTGGAACGTGGAGAGACACTGAGCGGTTGGTACACCATCTACCCGGCCACAAGCAAAACAATGACAGTCTTCTGTGACATGGAGACCGATGGAGGGGGCTGGCTG GTCTTCCAAAGGCGACAGGATGGATCCGTGGATTTTTACCGTAACTGGGAGTCCTACAAAACTGGGTTTGGAAACCAAGCATCTGAATTTTGGCTGGGCAATGATAAAATTCATCTTCTTACAATCTCTG GAACACAGCAGCTGCGGATTGACGTGATGGACTTCAATGACACAAGAACATACGCTAAATATACGAGTTTCAGAATCTCAAGCGAGAAAGAAAACTACACACTGGCAGTGGGTTCCTATGTAGATGGCAACATGG GTAATTCCTTCTCAGGACACCGAGGCTTCGCATTCTCCACGCGAGACAAAGACAACGATATCCATGAAACAGCAAGTTGCGCTGTAATGTTCAAGGGTGGCTGGTGGTATAGCAACTGCCATTCTTCCAACCTGAATGGCTTGTACCTCAAAGGCGAACATACCTCATACGCTAATGGCATCAACTGGGCTGCTGGAAAAGGGCACCATTATTCTTACAAATATGCAGATATGAAAATTAGACCTCAGTAG
- the LOC110086201 gene encoding ryncolin-2-like isoform X2, with protein MTACHGFHLALTFLVFTSMERESFGEEAEAACCARERGAAGTLGKAGPKGEKGDRGEACNLDNHPECQQQETRARDCKELLERGETLSGWYTIYPATSKTMTVFCDMETDGGGWLVFQRRQDGSVDFYRNWESYKTGFGNQASEFWLGNDKIHLLTISGTQQLRIDVMDFNDTRTYAKYTSFRISSEKENYTLAVGSYVDGNMGNSFSGHRGFAFSTRDKDNDIHETASCAVMFKGGWWYSNCHSSNLNGLYLKGEHTSYANGINWAAGKGHHYSYKYADMKIRPQ; from the exons ATGACTGCCTGCCATGGTTTTCACCTGGCTCTGACATTCCTGGTTTTCACATCTATGGAGAGAGAAAGCTTTGGAGAGGAGGCAGAAGCCGCCTGTTGTGCAC GCGAGAGAGGTGCTGCTGGAACACTGGGAAAGGCTGGACccaagggagagaaaggagacaGAG GAGAGGCATGCAACTTGGACAATCATCCTGAGTGTCAACAGCAAG AGACCAGAGCCAGAGACTGCAAAGAACTCCTGGAACGTGGAGAGACACTGAGCGGTTGGTACACCATCTACCCGGCCACAAGCAAAACAATGACAGTCTTCTGTGACATGGAGACCGATGGAGGGGGCTGGCTG GTCTTCCAAAGGCGACAGGATGGATCCGTGGATTTTTACCGTAACTGGGAGTCCTACAAAACTGGGTTTGGAAACCAAGCATCTGAATTTTGGCTGGGCAATGATAAAATTCATCTTCTTACAATCTCTG GAACACAGCAGCTGCGGATTGACGTGATGGACTTCAATGACACAAGAACATACGCTAAATATACGAGTTTCAGAATCTCAAGCGAGAAAGAAAACTACACACTGGCAGTGGGTTCCTATGTAGATGGCAACATGG GTAATTCCTTCTCAGGACACCGAGGCTTCGCATTCTCCACGCGAGACAAAGACAACGATATCCATGAAACAGCAAGTTGCGCTGTAATGTTCAAGGGTGGCTGGTGGTATAGCAACTGCCATTCTTCCAACCTGAATGGCTTGTACCTCAAAGGCGAACATACCTCATACGCTAATGGCATCAACTGGGCTGCTGGAAAAGGGCACCATTATTCTTACAAATATGCAGATATGAAAATTAGACCTCAGTAG
- the LOC110086200 gene encoding veficolin-1: MSLLSPSMKLNYWVSPSVFTKDPSVVLGRDILKVAESILQDNMVIRIGFCLALIFLAMEGGSFGEETGGSCCEQLKGLSHCGADKVFLQGQAGIPGMPGVPGTNGLPGAKGEPGLQGPPGMKGDPGAVGKAGPKGDKGDKGEACGVESLASCQTQEAGARDCKELLERGETLSGWYTIYPTTGKTMVVFCDMEIDGGGWLVFQRRQDGSVDFYRDWKSYKNGFGNKASEFWLGNDKIHLLTNSGTQQLRIDVMDFNDSRTYAKYTSFRISSEKENYTLAVGSYVDGDMGDSFTGHRGFAFSTRDRDNDVYEPGSCSVMYKGGWWYSSCHSSNLNGLYLKGEHTSYANGINWAAGKGHHYSYKYADMKIRPQ; encoded by the exons ATGAGCCTCCTGTCTCCCTCAATGAAACTG AACTATTGGGTTTCACCATCTGTGTTTACAAAAGACCCATCAGTCGTCCTTGGGAGAGACATCCTGAAGGTAGCCGAGTCCATCCTGCAAGACAACATGGTTATCAGAATTGGCTTCTGCTTGGCTCTGATATTCCTGGCCATGGAGGGAGGAAGCTTTGGAGAGGAGACTGGAGGGAGCTGCTGTGAAC AGTTGAAGGGCTTATCGCATTGTGGAGCAGATAAGGTCTTTCTCCAGGGCCAGGCAGGGATACCAGGAATGCCGGGTGTGCCAGGAACAAATGGGTTACCGGGGGCTAAGGGTGAGCCAGGCCTTCAGGGCCCCCCAG GTATGAAAGGTGATCCTGGGGCAGTGGGGAAGGCTGGACCCAAGGGTGATAAAGGAGACAAAG GAGAAGCATGTGGTGTGGAGAGTCTTGCCAGCTGTCAGACTCAAG aggCAGGAGCCAGAGACTGCAAAGAACTCCTGGAACGTGGAGAGACACTGAGCGGCTGGTACACAATCTACCCGACCACAGGCAAAACAATGGTGGTCTTCTGTGACATGGAGATCGATGGAGGGGGCTGGCTG GTCTTCCAGAGGCGACAAGATGGATCAGTGGATTTCTACCGTGACTGGAAGTCCTACAAAAATGGTTTTGGAAACAAGGCATCAGAATTTTGGCTGGGCAATGATAAAATCCACCTTCTCACAAACTCTG GAACACAGCAGCTGCGGATTGACGTGATGGACTTCAATGACTCAAGAACATACGCTAAATATACGAGTTTCAGAATCTCAAGCGAGAAAGAAAACTACACACTGGCAGTGGGTTCCTATGTTGATGGTGACATGG GTGATTCTTTCACAGGACACCGAGGCTTCGCATTCTCCACACGGGACAGAGACAACGATGTCTATGAACCAGGAAGTTGCTCTGTGATGTACAAGGGTGGCTGGTGGTATAGTAGCTGCCATTCTTCCAATTTGAATGGCTTGTACCTCAAAGGCGAACATACCTCATACGCTAATGGCATCAACTGGGCTGCTGGAAAAGGGCACCATTATTCGTACAAATATGCAGATATGAAAATTAGACCTCAATAA